A stretch of Natronobacterium texcoconense DNA encodes these proteins:
- a CDS encoding bacterio-opsin activator domain-containing protein has product MTQKENGSGADTVVVVTADSGTDRSLCEQLREATDLTVRAVEAAAVEMAAEEGSDHPEPAADTDATLGGVAPRELTALVLELEHSRPDTIEQFFESIDTEFVEDVPTVVAPWEGSEELAATAVRTAADDYVPIQRDDAVDRILESIESGTDRAPSNAEYHRIIADELPDEAFVIDEDGVYLEAKMSPDSVSLYTVSAEELVGSRLTDAFPAEVADRLQRCIGRAIETDEVQTIEYSGSTVEGSRRFEGRVVPIDERIDGKRAVVWLARDITERARREQQLRSQRAELETLNRINAVVRQVIETLVEASTRKTIERAVCEQLVDSELYCCSWIVERTGEDDFTYRIGAGEADTYLERVREIDVDRERPVERAARTGEVQATNHVLESNDLPEPLAEAAHEDEIRAGISVPIVYEDVTYGVLSVLAGREDAFSDSEQAGFELLGETMGFAIMAVRNRQLLFSDSVVELEFQIDGGDSFSFDLSNEYDCTTSLEWAGTGTDGRTYQFVTVEGLDGETALAEAKRHDSIEECRLIYSGNGSCTLEFRLTESGVRTLANHGATIRDVTVTDGVGTCLVEVPRNADVREIAEALSIVYENTELVARREIDRPVRTAAERRDRILDELTQRQLTTLRLAYYGGFFDWPRESTGEDIAEMMEVSPPTMHQHLRKALKTVLGEFFEERGRSPGESE; this is encoded by the coding sequence ATGACCCAGAAGGAAAACGGAAGTGGCGCCGATACGGTCGTCGTCGTAACGGCAGACTCCGGGACGGATCGGAGCCTCTGTGAGCAGTTGCGAGAGGCGACCGATCTCACAGTCCGTGCCGTCGAAGCCGCTGCTGTCGAGATGGCTGCCGAAGAGGGCAGTGATCATCCCGAACCGGCTGCCGATACCGACGCAACGCTCGGCGGGGTAGCGCCACGGGAGCTAACCGCTCTCGTGCTCGAACTCGAGCACTCACGTCCGGATACGATCGAGCAATTCTTCGAGTCTATCGACACCGAGTTCGTCGAAGACGTTCCGACGGTCGTCGCTCCCTGGGAGGGTAGCGAGGAACTCGCTGCGACCGCCGTTCGAACGGCTGCCGACGATTACGTGCCGATCCAGCGTGACGATGCCGTCGATCGGATCCTCGAGTCGATCGAATCCGGGACGGATCGAGCGCCGTCGAACGCCGAATACCATCGAATTATCGCCGACGAGCTTCCGGACGAGGCGTTCGTCATCGACGAAGACGGCGTCTACCTCGAGGCGAAGATGAGTCCTGACTCCGTCTCACTCTATACGGTGTCAGCCGAGGAGTTGGTCGGAAGCCGACTGACGGACGCGTTTCCGGCCGAGGTTGCCGACCGGCTTCAGCGATGTATCGGTCGAGCGATCGAGACGGACGAGGTCCAGACGATCGAGTACAGCGGTTCGACGGTCGAGGGGTCGCGGCGGTTCGAGGGTCGCGTCGTCCCGATCGACGAACGAATCGACGGCAAGCGAGCGGTCGTCTGGCTAGCCCGGGACATCACCGAGCGCGCACGGCGCGAACAGCAGTTGCGTTCCCAGCGAGCCGAACTCGAGACGCTAAACCGGATCAACGCCGTCGTCAGGCAGGTAATCGAGACACTCGTCGAAGCCTCGACGCGAAAGACGATCGAACGGGCGGTCTGTGAGCAACTCGTCGACTCGGAGCTGTACTGCTGTTCCTGGATCGTCGAGCGAACCGGAGAAGACGACTTCACCTACCGTATCGGTGCTGGCGAGGCCGACACCTACCTCGAGCGAGTACGCGAGATCGATGTCGATCGCGAACGGCCGGTCGAGCGGGCCGCGAGAACGGGCGAGGTCCAGGCGACGAACCACGTTCTCGAGAGCAACGATCTCCCCGAACCGCTCGCGGAGGCGGCTCACGAAGACGAGATCCGGGCGGGAATCTCCGTGCCGATCGTCTACGAAGACGTCACCTACGGCGTTCTCTCGGTCCTTGCGGGGCGAGAAGACGCGTTCAGCGATAGCGAACAGGCCGGCTTCGAACTGCTCGGGGAGACGATGGGCTTTGCGATCATGGCCGTCAGGAACCGACAGCTGCTGTTTTCCGACTCCGTCGTCGAACTCGAGTTTCAGATCGACGGCGGCGATTCGTTCTCGTTCGATCTCTCGAACGAATACGACTGTACGACCTCGCTCGAGTGGGCGGGAACGGGCACGGATGGCCGAACCTACCAGTTCGTGACCGTCGAGGGGCTCGACGGCGAGACGGCACTCGCGGAGGCAAAGCGCCACGACTCCATCGAGGAGTGTCGACTCATCTACAGCGGGAACGGGTCGTGTACGCTCGAGTTCCGGCTGACGGAATCCGGCGTTCGGACGCTCGCGAACCACGGGGCGACGATCCGGGACGTCACCGTCACCGACGGGGTCGGTACCTGTCTCGTCGAGGTCCCCCGGAACGCGGACGTCCGTGAGATCGCGGAGGCGCTCTCGATCGTCTATGAAAACACGGAACTGGTCGCCCGACGGGAGATCGACCGCCCCGTCCGGACCGCGGCCGAGCGACGCGACCGCATCCTGGACGAACTCACGCAACGCCAGTTGACGACGCTTCGACTCGCCTACTACGGCGGCTTCTTCGACTGGCCTCGCGAGAGTACCGGCGAGGATATCGCCGAGATGATGGAGGTCTCCCCGCCGACGATGCACCAGCACCTCCGGAAGGCGCTCAAGACCGTCCTCGGGGAGTTCTTCGAGGAACGCGGCCGCTCCCCCGGTGAATCCGAGTGA
- the hutH gene encoding histidine ammonia-lyase: MTVALDGESLTPEDVVAVARENAPVVVPESAREQVRDSRRRVESVLESDEAVYGLNTGFGELVDERIPPEDLERLQHNLLRSHATGAGRELSREEVRAMMVARINALVKGYSGIREVVIDHLLECCNEGVHPVVRSRGSLGASGDLAPLAHMALVLVGEGEAVVEVDGSERRLPGDDALAAIGLEPLSLAPKEGLALINGTQLTVGLASLAVVDGERLVRAADAAGALTTETTLATTATSDPAIQDVRPHAGQQESAAFVRRLTADSEVVEAHRNCDRVQDAYSLRCLPQVHGAVRDALEHLRDGVEIELNSATDNPLVFASDRVDERASGTDNASVLSGGNFHGAPLALRLEYVRLALADLTAISERRIDRMLNPNLQEPHLPPFLAANSGVESGYMIAQYTAASLVNEIRSLGAASSDNTPVSGGQEDHVSMSAQSALQVRTALENATWVVAAELLCGAEAAEYVDDAFDVEPDDLSLGTGTGAVRDLVREVAPPLSETGDRPLHDDVERVVDLLEEGLLEDAIASSLESVDTA; encoded by the coding sequence GTGACCGTCGCCCTCGACGGCGAGTCGCTGACTCCCGAAGACGTCGTCGCGGTCGCTCGAGAAAACGCTCCGGTCGTCGTCCCGGAATCGGCTCGCGAACAGGTTCGGGACTCCCGCCGACGCGTCGAGAGCGTCCTCGAGAGCGACGAGGCCGTCTACGGACTCAACACCGGGTTCGGCGAACTCGTCGACGAGCGGATTCCGCCCGAGGACCTGGAGCGTCTCCAGCACAACCTCCTGCGCAGCCACGCGACCGGCGCAGGCCGGGAACTCTCCCGTGAGGAGGTCCGTGCGATGATGGTCGCCCGGATCAACGCCCTGGTCAAGGGCTACTCGGGAATCCGCGAGGTCGTGATCGATCACCTCCTCGAGTGCTGTAACGAGGGCGTCCATCCCGTCGTCAGGTCGAGAGGGAGCCTCGGTGCCAGCGGCGACCTCGCACCGCTTGCACACATGGCGCTCGTCCTGGTCGGCGAAGGCGAGGCCGTCGTCGAGGTCGATGGGAGCGAACGACGACTACCCGGTGACGACGCCCTCGCAGCGATCGGTCTCGAGCCACTTTCTCTCGCGCCGAAGGAGGGACTGGCGCTCATCAACGGCACCCAGTTGACGGTCGGACTGGCCTCGCTCGCGGTCGTCGACGGCGAGCGACTCGTCCGCGCTGCCGATGCAGCGGGTGCGCTGACGACCGAGACGACGCTGGCCACGACCGCGACGTCCGATCCGGCGATCCAGGACGTCCGACCACACGCGGGCCAGCAGGAGAGCGCCGCTTTCGTCCGCCGACTTACGGCCGACAGCGAAGTCGTCGAGGCCCACCGCAACTGCGATCGGGTCCAGGACGCCTACTCGCTGCGGTGTCTTCCGCAGGTCCACGGTGCTGTGCGTGACGCCCTCGAGCATCTCCGGGACGGCGTCGAGATCGAACTCAACAGCGCGACCGACAACCCGCTCGTGTTCGCTTCCGACCGCGTCGACGAACGCGCGTCCGGCACCGACAATGCCTCCGTGCTCTCGGGGGGCAACTTCCACGGTGCGCCACTCGCCTTGCGACTCGAGTACGTTCGCCTCGCACTTGCGGACCTCACTGCGATCTCGGAACGGCGGATCGATCGCATGCTGAACCCGAACCTCCAGGAGCCACATCTGCCGCCGTTTCTCGCGGCCAACAGTGGCGTCGAGTCGGGTTACATGATCGCCCAGTACACCGCCGCCTCGCTGGTCAACGAGATTCGGTCGCTCGGGGCGGCCTCGAGCGACAACACCCCCGTCAGCGGTGGGCAGGAAGACCACGTCAGCATGAGCGCCCAGTCCGCACTGCAGGTCCGAACCGCCCTCGAGAACGCGACGTGGGTCGTCGCCGCCGAACTCCTCTGTGGTGCCGAAGCCGCCGAGTACGTCGACGACGCGTTCGACGTCGAACCCGACGATCTCTCGCTCGGGACGGGGACAGGTGCCGTTCGTGACCTCGTCCGGGAAGTCGCACCGCCGCTTTCCGAGACCGGCGATCGGCCGCTCCACGACGACGTCGAACGCGTCGTCGACCTGCTCGAGGAGGGCCTACTCGAGGACGCGATCGCCTCGTCACTCGAATCGGTCGATACGGCGTAA
- the hutI gene encoding imidazolonepropionase: MTTEHTCVVYGASELVVGPGDDEPLEMCEDAAFAAVDGEVVAVGDTDEVTREYPPENADVAIDADGNAVVPGFVDPHTHAVFAGDRSDEFEAKLRGKSYQEILEEGGGILRTVGATREASADRLLENLLDHLDVMLAGGTTTVEVKSGYGLDIETELQLLEVIERADETHPVDLVPTFLGAHAVPEGVSTDDYVDQVVDDQIPAVESQGIAEFCDVFCEEGVFSVEQSRRVLEAGREAGLTPKVHAEEFTRLGGSQLAADLEAASADHLLCATDEDVEALLAADVVPVLLPGTAFGLGEEYADARAILEAGGPLAVATDFNPNCHARSMEFVQTLSCVEMGLTPGEALRAATSGAARALEREDGTGRLEVGAPADAVVLEAPSSAHLAYRFDTSAVDKVLKNGEVVVS; encoded by the coding sequence ATGACGACGGAGCACACCTGCGTCGTCTACGGCGCGAGCGAACTCGTCGTCGGCCCCGGAGACGACGAACCGCTCGAGATGTGCGAAGACGCCGCCTTCGCCGCGGTCGACGGCGAGGTCGTCGCGGTCGGCGACACGGACGAGGTTACCCGCGAGTACCCGCCCGAAAACGCCGATGTAGCGATCGACGCCGACGGGAACGCTGTCGTCCCCGGCTTCGTCGACCCGCACACCCACGCGGTTTTCGCAGGCGACCGCTCCGACGAGTTCGAAGCCAAACTCCGAGGGAAAAGCTATCAGGAGATCTTGGAGGAGGGCGGCGGCATCCTCCGAACCGTCGGGGCGACGCGCGAGGCGAGCGCCGATCGGCTCCTCGAGAACCTGCTCGACCACCTCGACGTCATGCTCGCAGGCGGGACGACGACCGTCGAGGTCAAGTCGGGGTACGGACTCGACATCGAGACCGAGTTGCAGTTGCTCGAGGTCATCGAACGAGCGGACGAAACCCACCCAGTCGACCTCGTACCGACGTTCCTGGGCGCTCATGCGGTCCCCGAGGGCGTCTCGACCGACGACTACGTCGACCAGGTCGTCGACGACCAGATCCCGGCCGTCGAGTCACAGGGAATCGCCGAGTTCTGCGACGTCTTCTGCGAGGAGGGTGTCTTCTCGGTCGAACAATCCCGTCGCGTCCTCGAGGCTGGTCGCGAGGCCGGACTGACCCCGAAGGTCCACGCCGAGGAGTTCACGCGACTGGGTGGCTCACAGCTGGCGGCTGATCTCGAGGCAGCGAGTGCCGACCACCTCCTCTGTGCGACCGACGAGGACGTCGAGGCCCTGCTCGCAGCCGACGTCGTTCCCGTCCTGTTGCCCGGAACGGCGTTCGGCCTCGGCGAGGAGTACGCCGACGCGCGTGCAATCCTCGAGGCTGGCGGCCCGCTCGCGGTCGCGACCGACTTCAACCCCAACTGCCACGCCCGGAGCATGGAGTTCGTCCAGACGCTGTCCTGCGTCGAGATGGGGCTCACGCCCGGGGAGGCGCTCCGGGCGGCCACGAGCGGTGCGGCGCGTGCGCTCGAGCGCGAGGACGGCACAGGGCGGCTGGAAGTCGGCGCGCCGGCCGACGCCGTCGTACTCGAGGCGCCGTCGTCCGCACACCTCGCCTATCGATTCGATACGTCTGCCGTCGACAAAGTGCTGAAGAACGGCGAGGTGGTGGTTTCGTGA
- the hutG gene encoding formimidoylglutamase encodes MSEEEPDSDIDEPNAAFAVHPEWESAGGWGDVATVDDPNDELFGHVVESTEIVGSADEDGFELESDAAVVLVGEPYDGAVIGRSGARKGPTEIRRSLARVKTHHFDGGPVGSVADLGDVRVLVDELKDGEADDVSVESVQSTLEETTALVHDLGALPIFLGGDNSLSYPNVGPLAREESVGVINVDAHLDVRDPVDGPSSGTPYRQLFEDGLDRYACLGARHFETSSTYHDFVRKRRGEVVTAEEVGEDTIAAAARALEAMDDVDSVYVSVDCDVLDAAAAPGVSAPTPGGITTRELYRLLRFLAGDDRIAGFEVVECAPPLDRENLTVDAAARAVAHFLAGYLEGRR; translated from the coding sequence ATGAGCGAGGAGGAACCCGACAGCGATATCGACGAGCCGAACGCAGCGTTCGCCGTCCATCCCGAGTGGGAGTCGGCCGGTGGGTGGGGGGACGTCGCGACGGTCGACGACCCGAACGACGAACTGTTCGGTCACGTCGTCGAGTCGACGGAAATCGTCGGCTCGGCCGACGAAGACGGCTTCGAACTCGAGTCCGATGCCGCGGTCGTCCTCGTCGGCGAACCGTACGACGGTGCCGTGATCGGTCGTTCCGGCGCACGCAAGGGACCGACTGAGATCAGGCGCTCGCTCGCACGCGTCAAGACCCACCACTTCGACGGCGGACCCGTCGGCTCGGTAGCCGACCTGGGCGACGTTCGGGTGCTCGTGGACGAACTCAAGGACGGAGAAGCGGACGACGTGTCCGTCGAAAGCGTTCAGTCCACTCTCGAGGAGACGACCGCGCTCGTCCACGACCTCGGGGCGCTCCCGATCTTTCTCGGCGGCGACAACTCGCTTTCCTACCCGAACGTCGGGCCGCTCGCCCGCGAGGAGTCGGTCGGCGTCATCAACGTCGACGCTCACCTCGACGTCCGCGACCCCGTCGACGGCCCCTCGAGCGGGACGCCGTACCGACAACTGTTCGAGGACGGCCTCGACCGCTACGCCTGCCTCGGGGCACGTCACTTCGAGACCTCCTCGACCTACCACGACTTCGTCCGGAAGCGTCGCGGCGAGGTCGTCACCGCGGAGGAAGTCGGCGAGGACACTATTGCGGCGGCCGCCCGCGCACTCGAGGCGATGGACGACGTTGACTCCGTCTACGTCAGCGTCGACTGCGACGTCCTCGACGCAGCCGCCGCACCAGGCGTGAGCGCGCCGACGCCGGGCGGGATCACCACCCGTGAACTGTACCGACTCCTGCGATTCCTCGCGGGCGACGACCGGATCGCCGGCTTCGAGGTCGTCGAGTGCGCACCGCCGCTCGATCGCGAGAATCTGACCGTCGACGCCGCTGCGAGAGCCGTCGCACACTTCCTCGCGGGCTATCTGGAGGGGAGACGATGA
- the hutU gene encoding urocanate hydratase — protein sequence MADQESSAEKRHRRGEPSDQWREYRGAPTGTDLECEGWRQEAAFRLLNNNLDPEVAEKPEELVVYGGTGRAARSWDAYDAILEELRTLEDDETLLVQSGKPVGRFRTHEHAPRVLIANSNLVGKWDDWEHFHELEAEGKIMYGQMTAGSWAYIGTQGIIQGTFETLAELARQHFDSDLSGKIVATAGLGGMGGAQPLAVTMNEGVCIAAEVDEDRIDRRLETGYCMEKVDDIDEAIARAEDAAEAGDPYSVGVHANAAELHERFIERGFVPDVVTDQTSAHDALEGYYPAGYTVEEADDLREEDPETYQEESLETMERHVDAILELQDRGAIAFEYGNNIRGQVQDHFDREDAFDFPGFVPAYIRPQFCRGKGPFRWLALSGDPEDIHRTDEAVLELFPEKDHLRRWIELAQEEIQFQGLPSRVCWLGYSTEGEGDEELTERARFALRINEMVAEGEISAPVVVTRDHLDAGSVASPNRETEAMKDGTDAVADWPILNALLNCAAGADIVSVHDGGGVGIGNALHANNHVVLDGTDLAAEKARRVFTTDPGTGVIRHADAGYEDALSEARESNVHVPMEDLE from the coding sequence ATGGCGGATCAGGAATCTTCGGCCGAGAAACGACACCGACGAGGAGAGCCGAGCGACCAGTGGCGCGAGTACCGGGGCGCGCCGACCGGGACGGACCTCGAGTGTGAAGGATGGCGTCAGGAAGCTGCCTTCCGGCTGCTCAACAACAACCTCGATCCGGAGGTTGCCGAGAAACCCGAGGAACTGGTCGTCTACGGCGGCACCGGTCGGGCGGCCCGCTCGTGGGACGCCTACGACGCGATTCTCGAGGAGCTACGGACCCTCGAGGACGACGAGACCCTCCTCGTACAGTCGGGGAAACCAGTCGGCCGGTTTCGGACCCACGAGCACGCGCCGCGCGTGCTGATCGCGAACTCGAACCTCGTCGGGAAGTGGGACGACTGGGAGCACTTCCACGAACTCGAGGCCGAGGGAAAGATCATGTACGGCCAGATGACGGCGGGATCGTGGGCCTACATCGGCACGCAGGGGATCATCCAGGGGACGTTCGAGACGCTCGCCGAGTTAGCACGGCAGCACTTCGATAGCGATCTCTCGGGGAAGATCGTCGCGACGGCCGGCCTTGGCGGAATGGGCGGCGCACAGCCGCTCGCGGTCACGATGAACGAAGGCGTCTGCATCGCAGCGGAGGTCGACGAGGACCGGATCGACCGACGCCTCGAGACGGGTTACTGCATGGAGAAAGTCGACGACATCGACGAGGCGATCGCGCGCGCCGAAGACGCGGCTGAGGCCGGCGACCCCTACAGCGTCGGCGTCCACGCGAACGCCGCCGAGTTACACGAACGGTTCATAGAGCGCGGGTTCGTCCCCGACGTCGTCACCGACCAGACCAGCGCCCACGACGCCCTCGAGGGGTACTATCCCGCTGGCTACACGGTCGAAGAGGCAGACGACCTTCGCGAGGAAGATCCCGAGACGTATCAGGAAGAAAGCCTCGAGACGATGGAACGCCACGTCGACGCCATCCTCGAGTTACAGGATCGAGGTGCGATCGCCTTCGAGTACGGGAACAATATCCGGGGACAGGTGCAGGACCATTTCGACCGGGAGGATGCATTCGATTTCCCCGGTTTCGTCCCCGCCTACATCCGCCCGCAGTTCTGTCGCGGGAAGGGTCCCTTCCGCTGGCTCGCGCTGTCGGGCGACCCCGAGGACATCCACCGGACCGACGAGGCCGTCCTCGAGTTGTTCCCCGAGAAGGACCACCTCCGTCGGTGGATCGAACTCGCCCAGGAGGAGATCCAGTTCCAGGGGCTCCCGAGTCGAGTCTGCTGGCTCGGCTACAGTACTGAGGGCGAGGGCGACGAAGAGCTAACCGAACGCGCCCGCTTCGCCCTGCGGATCAACGAGATGGTCGCCGAGGGCGAGATTTCGGCCCCGGTCGTCGTCACGCGCGACCACCTCGACGCGGGATCGGTCGCGAGCCCGAACCGTGAAACCGAGGCCATGAAAGACGGGACGGACGCGGTCGCCGACTGGCCGATCCTGAACGCCCTCCTGAACTGCGCTGCCGGTGCGGACATCGTCAGCGTCCACGACGGCGGCGGCGTCGGCATCGGCAACGCCCTCCACGCGAACAACCACGTCGTCCTCGACGGCACCGACCTCGCCGCCGAGAAAGCCAGACGGGTGTTCACCACCGACCCCGGCACCGGTGTGATTCGTCACGCCGACGCAGGCTACGAAGACGCACTTTCAGAAGCCCGGGAGTCGAACGTCCACGTACCGATGGAGGATCTCGAGTGA
- a CDS encoding helix-turn-helix domain-containing protein has protein sequence MYEATFVIADSSVYTDPTEDADCRVELWCNEHSDLLYATGSRLDPLLSRIRDTVGVEEQVRGDGEAVVITQSCFKAFDETHVDRYLAAHNCLLVPPLRYEDGQKQCRILALDPASLTDLYVDLLEDDFEIDVRSKREITMPSHSSPLLTLDDALPELTDRQREVLSLAVERGYYELPRETTTKELAVDLEVSRRTVDDHLRRAERKLLTTLVSYLY, from the coding sequence GTGTACGAAGCCACCTTCGTCATCGCCGACTCGAGCGTCTACACCGACCCCACCGAGGACGCCGACTGTCGCGTCGAACTCTGGTGTAACGAGCATTCGGATCTGCTGTACGCGACGGGGTCGCGACTCGATCCCCTGCTCTCGCGGATCCGGGACACCGTCGGCGTCGAGGAACAGGTCCGGGGCGACGGCGAGGCCGTCGTCATCACGCAGTCGTGTTTCAAGGCGTTCGACGAGACTCACGTCGACCGTTACCTCGCGGCCCACAACTGCCTGCTCGTGCCGCCGTTACGGTACGAGGACGGACAGAAACAGTGTCGGATTCTCGCGCTCGACCCCGCCAGTCTGACCGACCTCTACGTCGACCTGCTCGAGGACGACTTCGAGATCGACGTTCGGAGCAAACGCGAGATCACGATGCCATCACACTCTTCGCCGCTGCTGACGCTCGACGACGCGTTGCCGGAACTGACGGACCGACAGCGAGAGGTGCTGTCGCTAGCAGTCGAACGTGGCTACTACGAACTCCCACGGGAGACGACGACGAAGGAACTGGCGGTGGACCTCGAGGTCAGTCGGCGAACAGTCGACGACCATCTGCGACGCGCGGAACGAAAGTTGCTCACGACGCTGGTGTCGTACCTGTACTGA
- a CDS encoding tRNA sulfurtransferase, translated as MHLPGADTVLVRHGDLNTKSNTVKRYMEGKLVENLEALLSNRSIPGEVERRWNRPLIHTDEDAIGEATAAATDTFGVVSASPAVTVSTEKEQILEALEEIARACYDGGTFAIDARRADKTLPYDSEDLAREGGTAVWEAVEDEFAPEVDLDDPDVTFGVEVREDATFVYLESVAGPGGLPLGAQEKTIAMISGGIDSPVAAYEMMRRGSPIVPVYVDLGDYGGIDHEARAMETVRTLAAYAPNFDMQVYKVPGGETVDLLVSEMEQGRMLSLRRFFYRAAEVLAERVDAHGIVTGEAVGQKSSQTLQNLGVTSRATSLPIHRPLLTRDKHDIVAQAREIDTFTDSTIDAGCNRVAPDRAETNARFEPLLESEPDDLLERAEEAAKQAELVEP; from the coding sequence ATGCATCTGCCGGGAGCCGACACTGTCCTCGTCCGACACGGCGACCTCAACACGAAGAGCAACACCGTCAAGCGGTACATGGAGGGAAAACTCGTCGAGAATCTCGAGGCGCTTCTCTCCAACCGGTCGATTCCCGGCGAGGTCGAACGCCGCTGGAACCGACCGCTGATCCACACCGACGAGGACGCGATCGGCGAGGCGACCGCGGCCGCGACCGACACCTTCGGCGTCGTCTCGGCGAGCCCAGCCGTCACCGTCAGTACGGAGAAAGAGCAGATTCTCGAGGCGCTCGAGGAAATCGCACGCGCGTGCTACGACGGCGGGACGTTCGCGATCGACGCCCGGCGAGCGGACAAGACGCTCCCCTACGACAGCGAGGACCTGGCACGAGAGGGCGGGACGGCCGTCTGGGAGGCCGTCGAGGACGAGTTCGCCCCCGAGGTCGACCTCGACGATCCCGACGTCACCTTCGGCGTCGAAGTCCGGGAGGACGCCACTTTCGTCTACCTCGAGTCGGTCGCCGGGCCGGGCGGACTCCCGCTGGGCGCCCAGGAGAAGACGATCGCGATGATCAGCGGCGGGATCGACTCGCCGGTTGCGGCCTACGAAATGATGCGCCGCGGTAGCCCGATCGTCCCTGTCTACGTGGATCTCGGCGATTACGGCGGGATCGATCACGAGGCCCGTGCGATGGAGACGGTCCGGACGCTCGCGGCGTACGCGCCGAACTTCGACATGCAGGTGTACAAGGTCCCCGGCGGCGAGACGGTCGACCTGCTCGTCTCCGAGATGGAACAGGGGCGGATGCTCTCGCTGCGGCGGTTCTTCTACCGGGCTGCGGAGGTACTCGCCGAGCGCGTCGACGCCCACGGAATCGTCACCGGCGAGGCGGTCGGCCAGAAGTCGAGCCAGACGCTCCAGAACCTCGGCGTCACCAGCCGTGCTACCTCGCTGCCGATCCACCGGCCGCTACTGACTCGAGACAAACACGACATCGTCGCCCAGGCACGGGAGATCGACACGTTCACCGACTCGACGATCGACGCCGGCTGTAACCGCGTCGCGCCCGACCGCGCGGAGACCAACGCCCGCTTCGAGCCACTGCTCGAGAGCGAACCCGACGACCTGCTCGAGCGGGCCGAGGAAGCCGCAAAACAAGCCGAACTCGTCGAACCCTGA
- a CDS encoding MFS transporter produces MKLPSMESNRVVLAVVASTFFVGFGGGVIFPILPNLGEVLGISAFMVGLILSANRFTRLVANAPAGVLVDRIGTRKPFIAGLAIEGVATTMYVVALLVPPPEFWFMLARVLWGLGSALVFATAYTITADVSEADSRGTSMGIVRAGITFGFPAGLVLGGVVSDVWSNGAAFILAASFAGLASVIAYFIVPETHVEGEQKSVKPWDLEISIPAVTVGLVNFGLYFAYIGVLFSTLVLLLGERSITIFGLDAQGSSGMLMAVTVLTGAVFTLGGGILSDSVGARVPVLLGFLLTSFVGFLVLAFGRSFEVLVLACILIGAGQGGVGGPLTALLADLTPDERVGRAMGTNNVLGDVGGGLGPLVSLPLVEVVNFEFVYGLSAALPVLAGIVLVAGIYAHTGQMNPTIGESAS; encoded by the coding sequence GTGAAGTTACCATCGATGGAGTCCAACCGAGTCGTCCTCGCCGTCGTCGCCAGTACCTTCTTCGTCGGGTTCGGTGGCGGCGTCATCTTCCCGATTCTGCCGAACCTCGGCGAAGTGCTTGGCATCTCGGCGTTCATGGTCGGCCTCATCCTGAGCGCGAACCGCTTTACGCGGCTGGTGGCGAACGCGCCCGCGGGCGTCCTCGTCGACCGCATCGGGACGCGAAAACCGTTCATCGCAGGACTGGCGATCGAGGGCGTCGCGACCACGATGTACGTCGTCGCCCTGCTCGTCCCGCCGCCGGAGTTCTGGTTCATGCTCGCACGCGTGCTGTGGGGACTCGGCAGCGCCCTGGTCTTCGCGACGGCGTACACGATCACGGCCGACGTCAGCGAGGCCGACTCCCGCGGAACGAGTATGGGGATCGTTCGGGCCGGCATCACGTTCGGCTTTCCCGCAGGCCTCGTGCTCGGTGGCGTCGTCAGCGACGTCTGGAGCAACGGTGCCGCGTTCATCCTCGCGGCCAGTTTCGCCGGTCTCGCGAGCGTCATCGCATACTTCATCGTCCCCGAAACCCACGTCGAGGGCGAACAGAAGTCGGTCAAACCCTGGGACCTCGAGATATCGATTCCAGCGGTGACCGTCGGTCTCGTCAACTTCGGGCTCTACTTCGCGTACATCGGCGTGCTGTTCTCGACGCTCGTTCTCTTGCTCGGCGAGCGCAGCATCACGATCTTCGGTCTCGACGCACAGGGCTCGTCGGGCATGCTGATGGCCGTGACGGTACTCACTGGCGCCGTGTTCACGCTCGGCGGCGGCATCCTGAGCGACTCGGTGGGCGCTCGAGTTCCCGTCCTCCTGGGCTTTCTGCTCACCTCGTTCGTGGGCTTTCTCGTGCTCGCGTTCGGCCGGAGTTTCGAGGTGCTGGTGCTTGCCTGTATCCTGATCGGTGCCGGACAGGGCGGCGTCGGCGGCCCACTGACGGCACTGCTCGCGGATCTCACGCCCGACGAGCGCGTCGGCCGCGCGATGGGGACCAACAACGTCCTCGGCGACGTCGGTGGTGGGCTCGGACCGCTGGTCTCGTTGCCGCTGGTCGAGGTCGTCAACTTCGAGTTCGTCTACGGGCTCAGCGCGGCTTTACCCGTACTCGCCGGAATCGTGCTCGTCGCCGGCATCTACGCCCACACGGGCCAGATGAATCCCACCATCGGAGAATCGGCCAGTTGA